From Leishmania donovani BPK282A1 complete genome, chromosome 2, one genomic window encodes:
- a CDS encoding ribosomal RNA processing protein, putative — translation MAVVYARRDGRTALELRGKEMRLSDMTAFDGSSWYAQGQTAVMASIHGPTVAKNDEYDTCIVQVRVQHAGVLAPAAGGAEKVLYEERKLEVLTRTDALALGSLLESTLNAVFIRERFPRCVLVVDVVVVRDDGSLPAVALNAVMSALLDAGLPCRTTMAAVCVAVVTHDGGADSTSGPTQDRHSSVDGSSSAGSVYEYLLDPTSAEESLGVGYAAPAPSAAEKAVVTGASSVATSSAVPMPLRGRNAAQSVQDQHRCVSIGVFAFSNPACGGGLLAQLVRSVGSGSAEMRGPGVPVQAYAEMVALAERASAVLFEFFRQCNVAE, via the coding sequence ATGGCTGTCGTGTACGCGCGCCGCGATGGGCGCACCGCGCTTGAGCTGCGCGGTAAGGAGATGAGGCTTTCGGACATGACCGCGttcgacggcagcagctggtACGCGCAGGGgcagacggcggtgatggcgtcGATTCACGGGCCAACAGTAGCCAAGAATGATGAGTACGACACGTGCAtcgtgcaggtgcgcgtCCAGCACGCTGGCGTGCTCGCCCCAGCCGCAGGTGGTGCGGAGAAGGTACTGTACGAGGAGAGGAAGCTGGAGGTGCTCACTCGCACagacgcgctggcgctggggTCGTTGCTGGAGTCCACCCTCAACGCTGTCTTCATTCGCGAGCGCTTCCCGCGATGCGTGCTCGTGGTGGACGTCGTTGTCGTCCGGGACGACGGCAGTCTGCCTGCCGTTGCGCTGAACGCTGTCATGTCCGCGCTCCTGGATGCCGGCCTGCCGTGTCGcacgacgatggcggcggtgtgtgtTGCAGTTGTGACGCACGACGGTGGGGCAGACTCGACCAGCGGCCCTACCCAAGACCGCCATTCTTCCGTCGACGGCTCCTCATCAGCAGGCAGTGTCTACGAGTACTTGCTGGATCCAACTAGCGCTGAGGAATCCCTCGGGGTAGGCTACGCCGCCCCGGCCCCGTCTGCAGCCGAGAAGGCGGTTGTCACCGGCGCCAGCTCCGTCGCGACGTCCTCGGCCGTGCCCATGCCACTACGAGGCCGCAACGCAGCGCAGTCGGTGCAAGACCAGCATCGCTGCGTGAGCATCGGCGTCTTTGCTTTCTCGAACCCGGCGTGCGGAGGAGgcttgctggcgcagctggtgcgtTCTGtcgggagcggcagcgcggagaTGCGCGGGCCGGGGGTGCCCGTGCAGGCGTATGCGGAGATGGTGGCGTTGGCGGAGCGGGCCTCCGCGGTGCTGTTCGAGTTCTTTCGGCAGTGTAACGTGGCGGAATga
- a CDS encoding glycosyl transferase, putative, translating to MKRRTGERHPDAAAVRSVSSGGGGEMACVSARVPTTPFLDEAHHHNHGEEREDETEVTCVRAGAGIVFFSATPPAAPSSCLWRRCLRLPSVCPSLLSSLCAARRGWTRLLSSRPVRSVASRSSALASAPPWCASLARAAASRLCMSDGPQAVREDAENHEACGTQAVKGTGRRHRSGQRRRHQTRATLLTRLLRRAAFIGASSVALLVLSGMLLDVVVGVTFRVLGSVLSGGGLDQLEELQAPWLDCDCAGEDLIGDVTLADTVSPYVAQTLERRLGVVTVATDAGCSICVPSAVRISAAGELVVVEDDESSSLHVLSRLRPMAPLVRAAQALMAYGYDALADVAAVLYPKLAMMVMWCRHAHGVSVERHRVSQLRQRQNRGVAGGAVAHALTDAPLSPLLPPTSLLGVPEGPWANLSAAVTAVAVPYKSSFLVMANQTEARLACVMRAPLSRLFLHRQALPWMTITAAAHRTQQEWQADPRGREPLLPFPVPPSEEERRRLRDTSRVAPYHLDGDGEAPEITIAVTDQTKAFHSYLCTDVPNVSTADAIYHLDPLRALLLKRTDASAKDRAMAAARCSGCVFHCVHPRLARRHRRRAAPADARGSAEDEVDGGSSAEPSSWDVALEDVDAGHVRVATSSNAAAGATVTVTREDLFTCKVLNPPRDLDTPEPGGHDAQDDTNRALLLSVDVWLSHAGGGAPLFFSNNTGTSPRLHMDNDSGDASVVRLLPLHTAAIYGESLQSFPSYAMRPSYWLQYDAVYLQNKVRRPDRLSRLLAVASRRRGGGAAKPRTEFATWTVTHYYMRDFQLVVYLNQLRRQRLLLMRLQGESANASVSVTAQDAPVALPWAPPPRHGATRPAIATGALARLAFEVLHGADPLLLPMRGENLHVPPLPVSWRPPTSAEWGSGRPQSADDMRLPFSGTTGRIPAIAVAISHCWHGRMWWLSELSRYYPVHNYGRCVIPPPAPLPGDATPTRGIPQRAHLPFPSECAVDALRRHHYSALASMQAAYGRVGGRNSTSSAARPMSHAGRDHELRCVFRKYRYVLAFENTVEDDYVTEKVYNALLSGALPLFIGAMNIADYVPSHGLSVVPVLQMFPILNETAWRMEERRVLDLLEEDEAVSRHVLRTHAAVLRARSAAARCADVTTGMTAKRSDGAIRMAGTVATALEEVAAQTPHAITNHHYLLYPSKETAVPAAPTADNNQLPQAVPHGAGHLGNCTSGSGAAVQPFTSPTGVWPPASALAHLSLPDKETVVTADKNGGANPRRAAPQSPSTDAYCVGHGQREYLRRVHRDVREAAEAAATMSARFLPTTETLRTTLNSSPPPRHDAKDARHRRPPALANASRTPLRRVRYWYDQDWVLTANTAWGFSADVNRTARQRSSAATTGHLPRAVQRFQEAPATTPAQQDFKTLGGMYSQYFYRRSVPPTPAYERELAAAAAPARSREAPPPPPMNGFAQLAAYLRSLDADPTLVEKAGYFDWWRAERMEDYGDAFLGKLYMPHPVCSICAAALEKKEAQARAAAAPTITGPHTRREG from the coding sequence ATGAAGCGTCGCACAGGCGAGCGACACCCAGatgcggcggctgtgcgcagtgtcagcagcggtggcggcggcgaaatggcgtgtgtgtctgcgcgggTGCCTACCACGCCCTTTCTCGACGAAGCCCACCATCACAACCATGGCGAGGAGCGCGAAGACGAGACGGAGGTGACGTGCGTACGGGCGGGAGCGGGCATTGTGTTTTTTTCTGCCACACCTCCAGCGGCCCCCTCGAGCTGTCTGTGGAGGCGCTGTCTGCGACTCCCCTCCGTGTGTCCATCCTTATTATCGTCActgtgcgcggcgcggcgcggctggaCTCGGCTGCTCTCCTCGCGTCCTGTGCGTAGTGTTGCCTCTCGCTCCTCTGCGCTGGCATCAGCCCCACCATGGTGCGCATCCCTCGCCCGCGCAGCTGCTAGCCGGCTTTGCATGTCTGACGGGCCTCAGGCAGTGAGAGAAGATGCCGAGAATCACGAGGCGTGCGGCACGCAGGCCGTCAAGGGTACcggccgtcgccaccgcagcggccagcgacgccgccaccagaCGCGAGCCACGCTCTTGACGCGGCTCCTGCGTCGTGCTGCCTTCAtcggcgcctcctcggtgGCTCTTCTTGTACTCTCTGGGATGCTGCTGGATGTCGTCGTAGGTGTGACTTTTCGGGTTCTGGGGAGCGTCCTCAGTGGCGGGGGCCTCGACCAACTGGAGGAGTTGCAGGCTCCGTGGCTGGACTGCGACTGTGCCGGCGAGGACCTCATCGGCGACGTCACGCTTGCTGATACGGTGTCGCCGTACGTGGCCCAAACGTTggagcgccgcctcggcgttGTTACGGTAGCCACAGATGCAGGCTGCAGCATCTGCGTGCCATCGGCGGTGCGCATCAGCGCTGCCGGGGAGCTGGTCGTGGTCGAAGACGATGAGAGCAGCTCCCTTCACGTTCTCTCCCGTCTTCGACCGATGGCGCCGCTTGTGCGTGCTGCACAAGCGTTGATGGCCTACGGCTACGACGCCCTTGCCGACGTAGCCGCGGTTCTGTACCCCAAGTtggcgatgatggtgatgTGGTGCCGTCACGCGCACGGCGTCTCCGTCGAGCGGCATCGTGTGTCgcagctccggcagcggcagaacCGCGGTGTCGCGGGTGGTGCcgtcgcacacgcgctcaccgacgcgccgctgtcgccgctccTACCGCCCACGTCCCTGCTAGGCGTTCCCGAGGGCCCCTGGGCAAACCTcagcgcggcggtgacggcggtggcggtacCGTACAAGTCCAGCTTCCTTGTCATGGCAAACCAAACGGAAGCCCGTCTCGCATGCGTCATGCGGGCTCCGCTGAGTCGGCTGTTTCTGCACCGACAGGCGCTTCCGTGGATGACCATCACGGCGGCTGCTCACCGCACACAGCAGGAGTGGCAGGCCGACCCAAGGGGTCGAGAGCCGCTCCTGCCGTTCCCAGTGCCACCCAGCGAGGAGGaacggcggcgtctgcgggACACCTCTCGGGTCGCGCCGTACCacctcgacggcgacgggGAGGCCCCTGAGATCACCATTGCAGTGACGGACCAGACCAAGGCTTTTCACAGCTACCTCTGCACCGACGTCCCCAATGTATCCACAGCGGATGCCATCTACCATCTAGATCCGCTgcgtgcgttgctgctgAAGCGAACGGACGCATCGGCGAAGGATCGGGCGATGgccgcggcgcggtgcagcgggtgcgTATTCCACTGCGTTCATCCACGGCTGGCACGCAGGCATCGACGAcgtgctgcaccagcagACGCTCGAGGCTCTGCGGAGGATGAGGTTGAtggtggcagcagtgccgaGCCTTCATCGTGGGACGTCGCGCTCGAGGACGTCGATGCTGGGCACGTTCGTGTtgccaccagcagcaacgctgctgctggtgcgacGGTCACGGTGACACGCGAGGACCTGTTCACATGCAAGGTGCTGAACCCGCCACGGGACCTCGACACGCCTGAACCCGGCGGGCACGATGCCCAGGACGACACGAatcgcgcgctgctgctctctgtgGATGTATGGCTGTCCCACGCCGGGGGCGGAGCGCCGCTGTTCTTCTCCAACAATACCGGCACTTCTCCGCGGCTACACATGGacaacgacagcggcgatgcgtccgtcgtgcggctgctgccgctgcacaccGCTGCGATCTATGGGGAGTCGCTGCAGAGCTTCCCCAGCTACGCGATGCGGCCCTCTTACTGGCTCCAGTACGATGCCGTCTACCTACAAAACAAGGTGCGGCGACCAGATCGGCTTTCGAGGCTCTTGGCCGTAGCcagccgtcgccgtggcggcggggcTGCGAAGCCGCGGACCGAGTTTGCCACATGGACCGTGACGCACTACTACATGCGCGACTTCCAGCTCGTCGTCTACCTGAaccagctgcggcgtcaGCGGCTTCTGCTGATGCGGCTGCAGGGAGAGTCGGCAAACGCCTCCGTGTCGGTAACGGCGCAGGACGCGcctgtggcgctgccgtgggCACCGCCTCCGAGGCATGGGGCCACAAGGCCCGCGATCGCCACtggtgcgctggcgcggcttGCCTTTGaggtgctgcacggcgccgacCCGCTTCTGCTTCCGATGCGCGGCGAGAATCTTCAcgtgcctcctctgccggTCTCCTGGCGCccgccgacgtcggcggAGTGGGGCAGCGGCCGACCGCAGAGTGCGGACGATATGCGGCTTCCGTTTTCGGGCACCACCGGACGAATTCCGGCGATCGCGGTCGCCATCAGCCACTGCTGGCACGGCCGCATGTGGTGGCTGTCGGAGCTGTCTCGCTATTATCCGGTGCACAACTACGGCCGATGCGTCATaccgccacctgcgccgtTGCCCGGCGacgcgacgccgacgcgcggCATCCCGCAGCGAGCGCATCTCCCCTTTCCATCCGAGTGCGCCGTCGACGCTTTACGTCGGCACCACTACAGCGCACTGGCGTCCATGCAAGCGGCCTACGGGAGAGTCGGTGGCCGCAACAGCACCAGCAGTGCGGCACGTCCCATGTCCCATGCCGGGCGTGATCACGAGCTGCGCTGTGTCTTCCGCAAGTACCGCTACGTCCTCGCCTTTGAGAACACGGTGGAGGACGACTACGTCACGGAGAAGGTTTACAACGCCCTGCTGTCGGGTGCGCTGCCACTTTTCATCGGAGCGATGAACATCGCGGACTACGTGCCGTCGCACGGCCTCTCCGTCGTCCCGGTGCTGCAGATGTTTCCCATCCTGAACGAGACGGCGTGGCGgatggaggagcgccgcgtgctggacctgctcgaggaggacgaggcggtgTCGAGGCACGTCTTGCGCACGcatgcggcggtgctgcgggcGCGCTCGGCGGCCGCACGATGCGCGGACGTGACGACAGGAATGACCGCTaagcgcagcgacggcgccattCGGATGGCCGGGACAGTGGCGACGGCCCTGGAGGAGGTcgctgcgcagacgccgcaTGCCATCACGAACCATCACTACCTTCTCTACCCCTCCAAAGAGACCGCCGtaccagcggcgccgacggccgACAACAACCAGTTACCGCAGGCCGTACCGCACGGTGCCGGCCACTTGGGCAACTGCACTTCAGGctctggcgccgctgtgcagccGTTCACGTCCCCGACCGGGGTGTGGCCGCCTGCGTCGGCGCTAGCGCACCTCTCCCTTCCTGACAAGGAGACGGTCGTTACGGCCGACAAGAACGGCGGTGCTAATCCCCGGCGTGCCGCACCCCAGTCACCATCTACGGACGCTTACTGCGTAGGCCATGGCCAACGGGAGTACTTGCGACGTGTGCACAGGGACGTGcgggaggcagcggaggctGCTGCGACGATGTCGGCCAGATTCTTGCCAACGACGGAGACCCTCCGCACGACCCTGAActcatcgccaccgccgcgtcaCGACGCTAAAGATgctcgtcatcgtcgtcctccCGCACTGGCGAATGCGAGCCGAACACCactgcgccgcgtgcgctaCTGGTATGACCAGGACTGGGTGCTGACCGCCAACACTGCGTGGGGCTTCAGCGCAGATGTGAACCGCACCgctcgccagcgcagcagcgccgcgacgacggGGCATCTGCCGCGGGCAGTGCAGAGATTTCAGGAGGCCCCCgccacgacgccggcgcagcaggactTCAAAACACTGGGGGGCATGTATTCACAGTACTTCTACCGCCGTAGCGtcccgccgacgccggcgtaTGAACGtgagctggcggcggcagcggcgccggcaaggAGTCGagaagcaccgccaccgccgccgatgaaCGGCTTTGCGCAGCTTGCAGCGTACCTGCGCTCCCTCGACGCGGATCCGACGCTCGTCGAGAAAGCCGGCTACTTCGACTGGTGGCGTGCGGAGCGCATGGAAGATTACGGTGACGCCTTCCTCGGCAAGTTGTACATGCCGCACCCGGTCTGCTCGatctgcgcggcggcactggaGAAGAAGGAAGCACAGGCgcgggctgcagcggcgcctacCATCACTGGCCCGCATACGCGGCGCGAAGGATAG